The genomic interval aaaccattatgtaagaaaaagtctttatgacctcccttggaacactcttgatagattagagagaaatctaagtcatcatgataaagttcctttatgtgatcaaaacctaaatattgaacatttaaaacatttaacaaggtatatcttcgtgaaagagcatcggccactacattaattttaccttgtttatgtttgatcacataaggaaattgctcaataaactccacccacttagcatgtctcttattaagcttgctttggcttttcaaatatttaagggactcatgatcactatgaatcacaaattcctttggaaaaagataatgttgccaattttgcaaagctctaacaagagcataaagttctttatcataagtggagtaattgagatgactccctttgagtttctcactaaaataagcgatggggtgtccttcttgaaggaggacggccccaatgcctatattagaggcatcacactctatttcaaatgtcttagcaaagttaggaagggctagaatgggggctttagttaatttatccttcaaagtttgaaaagcgttttcttgctcttgtccccataaaaaccacatccttctttactatggcatttaaaggtgcggcaattgtactaaagtctttcacaaaccgcctataaaaactagcaaggccatgaaagcttcgtacttcgttgacattggtgggtgtaggccaatgttgaattgctgcaacttttgtttgatctacatgcacccctttatgactaaccacaaaccctaggaagtctatatgatctaatgcaaagaaacatttagcatggttagcatacaacttctccttcctaagggtttctagaacttgtctaacatgtgactcatgatcttctaaggacaagctatatataagaatatcatcaaagtaaaccacaacaaacttgccaatgaatgctcttaaaacatgatgcatgagtcgcatgaaggtactaggagcattagtcaagccaaaaggcatgaccaaccactcatataaaccaaatttggtcttaaaagcggttttccattcatcaccatgtttaattcgaatttgattgtaaccactcttaagatcaattttggaaaatattttagacccatgtaattcatccaacaagtcatctaacctaggaatgggatgcctatatttgatggtgatgttatttatagcgcgacaatccgtacacatcctccatgtcccatcctttttagggacaagtatgacaggcatagcacatgggctcatgctatcttgtacccaccccttagctaataaatcctcaacttgtctttgaatttctttggtctcttggggattggtcctatatgcagggcgatttggtaaagaaaccccgggcatgaagtctatttggtgttcaatccctcttagaggtggtaagcctttaggaggatcttgaaacacatcttcatattcctttaccaaatggtccaaacatgtgggactatccttagccgactcatattcaataggtctaggaatagctaaaaaaataggcttgtgagtaactattaccttttgaacttgttgggaagatatgagaaggcttctcttggaatttttaatttctttttctttctctctcttttctctcattttgacttggtcctcatgtacctcctttggagagagagacttgagaatgactttgtgtccatggaagttaaaagaaattttgttggtaaagccatcatgaaaattttttctatcaaattgccatggcctacctaaaaggatatgagtagcttccattggaacaacatcacacaagacctcatctttatatttgccaatggaaaatgtaatgaggacttgtttgttcaccactatctcacccacctcactcaaccattgtaacttgtagggcttggcatgagagatggtaggcaatccaagtttgtctaccactcttgtgcttgccacatttgcacaactccccccatccacaatcaaagagcaaactctatcattaataagacaccttgaatgaaaaatattttctctttgagtttcatcaaaaggttttaacacttgtccaagcatgcgccttattactaataggtcaccctcatgtgggctttcactttcactctcacttggggatctagaaggtgaggaatgtctagaagattcggacccatgctcactactatctaccccatcatgcatatacatagttcgtttagtagggcaattagaagcaatatgtccatagcttaaacatttaaaacacttcttactagacgatttttgtggtgatttaggcctagcattggaagtggaaggcttagactctctaggtttgaaagtagagtccttagaagggatgtttgaaaaagagtttttatttttccaagaagagtggtagtagttatctttagaagaatttttgaaagcatttttccttgcaagttgattttcaattttgctagcaaggtgcaccacattttccaaagaagaatattcttgtaactctaccacgtcttgaatatcccttcgaagtccactcacaaacctagctatcttagcctcctcactctcatccatattaactcgaattaaaagcgtgtctagttgtttaaagtaatcatccacacttagcgcgccttgatgaaaccgttggagtttcaacataaggtctttcctaaagtgtgggggtacgaatctagcgcgtaaacatgctttcaaatcgttccaagagaccacgggcggcctcttgtgtaggtcaatgtccatgaggtattgatgccaccattgcatggcatagtccaaaaattctaaagaagctaacttaaccctatgctcatccctaaccccatttacatcaaaaatttggtccaccttagcctctcatcctaagtatacattgggatcactatcaccactaaaactaggaagttttacatttggagaacaagggccagccacatgttggcgcctctcttcatggtgatgatgtcttggccttggattgtcttcataataaccatgggagtgccttgaagaatgccgactaggaggaggagttcttttctcacggttttgatgcatttcctctcggtttaactccaaactttggagccgtgcttccatcttccttatcacctcaagatagtgagcattggattgcttggcattctttaagtcctcataaagggctgccttttgtggtgagcacggtttggaggactctccactagagaaatgagccatgagcagaaaatacacaaaaacagaaaacaaaacagtgaaagaaacttgttaaacaattaaaaacagtgagatataggttgctggaaaaatgcccaagaaagcactcaaaccactccaagaaaaaattctgtcctcaaccaagccttgcttgtgaaatggagtagcttcaagtgaaatatgttacagcaaaccaacttactta from Phaseolus vulgaris cultivar G19833 chromosome 1, P. vulgaris v2.0, whole genome shotgun sequence carries:
- the LOC137813725 gene encoding uncharacterized protein, with amino-acid sequence MQWWHQYLMDIDLHKRPPVVSWNDLKACLRARFVPPHFRKDLMLKLQRFHQGALSVDDYFKQLDTLLIRVNMDESEEAKIARFVSGLRRDIQDVVELQEYSSLENVVHLASKIENQLARKNAFKNSSKDNYYHSSWKNKNSFSNIPSKDSTFKPRESKPSTSNARPKSPQKSSSKKCFKCLSYGHIASNCPTKRTMYMHDGVDSSEHGSESSRHSSPSRSPSESESESPHEGDLLVIRRMLGQVLKPFDETQRENIFHSRCLINDRVCSLIVDGGSCANVASTRVVDKLGLPTISHAKPYKLQWLSEVGEIVVNKQVLITFSIGKYKDEVLCDVVPMEATHILLGRPWQFDRKNFHDGFTNKISFNFHGHKVILKSLSPKEVHEDQVKMREKREKEKEIKNSKRSLLISSQQVQKVSQIRGRILSNPGSMMETK